A section of the Bacillus pumilus genome encodes:
- a CDS encoding DUF4179 domain-containing protein, giving the protein MERKEMKKLYDEIEVPMVEVTSAVRQAIGDVKAEKKRLLFTWNWRTPIYSVIILIVLYFSSGFLFPSLNTAMARVPIIGQFYMMFHDKVGMSLFQSELVKHVNEGAESRGVTVKVNSVYYDAGRLVYTFTVENLNTKEDSVPFIVNNFDHKNETFQPSYDNQGLKKMKDGRYVGQTEVYTNGQTIKQGQQVPLVISKIGDIVGNWRFKLPVVKQKTTLLAGQKDVSILNGRYQIRNVKVENGVNGSAIQYAIDYNGFAKDDKVSIHGMKDNLGNEYELEIGTVLRKKQLTSDKNRKEHLTILNQPINPKATELTFDTSVDIEREYSHIIPLKTKLPVQFKTKHHGIGIKINKIEQKDRSVILDYQFTGVDQKELDQDVMENIGEFIGLGDIEKMKSWPDPQADYESGYYLKGNHAKVTNVKTASMQSIFEFDDKNLETLSLNHFSFKDYGLYLDLSELNMLAPHKEIKVTIPVKKETSKASQ; this is encoded by the coding sequence ATGGAACGAAAAGAAATGAAAAAGCTTTATGATGAGATTGAAGTACCAATGGTAGAAGTAACTTCTGCGGTTCGCCAAGCAATAGGAGATGTGAAAGCGGAAAAGAAAAGACTTTTGTTCACATGGAATTGGAGAACGCCAATATATTCTGTCATCATACTAATCGTTCTTTATTTTTCATCAGGCTTCCTTTTTCCTTCTCTTAATACAGCGATGGCACGCGTCCCGATTATTGGACAGTTTTATATGATGTTTCACGATAAAGTAGGAATGTCTCTTTTTCAGAGTGAGTTGGTGAAGCATGTCAATGAGGGGGCTGAATCAAGAGGGGTTACTGTGAAAGTAAACAGTGTGTATTATGATGCAGGGCGGCTTGTTTATACGTTTACTGTGGAGAATTTGAATACAAAGGAAGATTCTGTACCATTCATAGTCAACAACTTCGATCATAAAAATGAAACTTTCCAACCGAGTTACGACAATCAGGGATTGAAAAAAATGAAAGATGGCCGCTATGTTGGGCAGACGGAAGTCTATACAAATGGACAAACGATCAAACAAGGTCAACAAGTCCCGCTTGTTATTTCGAAGATTGGGGATATTGTAGGGAATTGGCGCTTCAAGTTACCTGTGGTCAAGCAAAAAACCACCTTACTAGCGGGACAAAAAGACGTGTCTATTTTAAATGGACGTTATCAAATAAGAAATGTAAAGGTAGAAAATGGAGTGAATGGCTCTGCTATTCAATATGCCATTGATTACAATGGTTTTGCCAAAGATGATAAAGTTAGTATACATGGGATGAAAGATAATTTAGGAAATGAGTATGAGCTTGAGATTGGAACTGTTTTAAGGAAAAAACAACTGACTTCTGATAAAAATAGAAAAGAACATTTGACGATTTTGAATCAGCCGATCAATCCAAAGGCGACCGAATTGACATTTGACACATCTGTGGATATCGAACGAGAATACAGCCACATCATTCCTCTCAAGACAAAGCTGCCTGTTCAGTTCAAAACAAAACACCATGGCATCGGAATCAAAATCAATAAGATAGAGCAAAAAGACCGTTCTGTGATTCTTGATTATCAATTTACTGGAGTAGATCAAAAAGAATTAGATCAGGATGTGATGGAGAATATAGGTGAATTCATTGGATTAGGCGATATTGAAAAGATGAAATCATGGCCCGATCCACAAGCAGATTATGAAAGCGGATATTACTTGAAGGGGAACCATGCGAAGGTGACGAATGTAAAGACAGCTTCTATGCAATCCATCTTTGAATTTGATGATAAGAATCTAGAGACTTTATCATTAAACCATTTTTCTTTTAAAGATTATGGGCTTTATCTTGATTTGTCAGAACTAAATATGTTGGCACCACACAAAGAAATAAAGGTCACCATTCCAGTCAAAAAAGAAACGTCAAAAGCTAGTCAATAA
- a CDS encoding MFS transporter → MKNTSHQLLIILLAVGSFVTGTSEFVVSGILDMISVDLNISIPAAGQLITVYSLFYAVGALFLVMATSKLNRKKVLLSAIFMFILGNVVAFFSHHFMLLLLSRVIMAMSGGLYIVVATNYAAQIAPPEKKGSAMATVITGFTVSLVLGVPIGTFLSGHVDWHYIFLIIALGTACLLFLLYQLLPRMEGHSHLPLKQQLHLLQDSRVISGLATTVFWILGYTMVFAYISPLLRQTAGFSLEMTSIALLILGIAAFIGSRFGGFAVDQWGPNRTISISIMIQMFTLFTLFFTQFSTISVLITLAIWGIATWTTTPAKQFYLISLKPQASETVLSFNTAIMNIGMMLGSSMGGVIIQYTNVTNLSWIGGIASFAALMLIRYSFNRHRLVEQQTKSEHV, encoded by the coding sequence ATGAAAAATACATCACATCAGCTATTGATTATTCTTTTAGCTGTCGGTTCATTCGTCACAGGCACGTCAGAATTCGTTGTGTCAGGCATTCTAGATATGATTTCCGTTGATTTAAACATCTCCATTCCTGCTGCCGGGCAGCTTATTACCGTTTACTCTCTCTTTTATGCAGTAGGTGCCCTCTTTTTAGTGATGGCAACATCGAAATTGAACCGAAAAAAGGTCCTGTTATCGGCGATTTTTATGTTTATTTTAGGCAATGTGGTCGCCTTTTTTAGCCATCACTTTATGCTGCTCCTGCTATCCCGAGTCATCATGGCGATGAGTGGCGGCTTATATATTGTCGTCGCCACGAATTATGCAGCACAGATCGCCCCTCCAGAAAAAAAGGGCAGTGCGATGGCAACGGTCATTACTGGATTTACCGTTTCACTCGTACTTGGTGTCCCGATTGGCACATTTTTATCAGGTCATGTGGATTGGCACTATATTTTTCTCATTATTGCACTAGGTACTGCTTGTCTTTTATTCCTGCTTTATCAATTACTGCCACGCATGGAGGGACATTCACATCTGCCATTGAAGCAGCAATTACATCTCCTTCAAGATAGCAGAGTGATCAGCGGATTAGCCACAACCGTCTTTTGGATCTTAGGCTACACAATGGTATTCGCCTATATCTCGCCTTTATTACGACAGACCGCTGGCTTCTCTCTTGAAATGACAAGTATCGCCTTACTCATTTTAGGAATCGCTGCTTTTATAGGTTCACGATTTGGCGGCTTCGCCGTTGATCAATGGGGACCAAACCGAACCATCTCGATCAGCATCATGATCCAGATGTTCACTCTATTCACCCTATTTTTTACACAATTTTCTACAATTAGCGTCTTGATCACACTAGCCATATGGGGCATCGCAACATGGACGACAACGCCAGCGAAGCAGTTTTATCTCATTTCTCTAAAACCTCAAGCATCAGAAACCGTGCTGAGTTTTAATACAGCGATTATGAATATCGGCATGATGCTCGGATCATCAATGGGCGGCGTGATTATTCAGTATACAAATGTAACGAATTTAAGTTGGATTGGCGGGATAGCTAGTTTTGCGGCGCTGATGTTGATTCGGTATTCGTTCAATCGTCATCGACTGGTGGAACAACAGACAAAAAGCGAACATGTATAA
- a CDS encoding LysR family transcriptional regulator: protein MSFVRFDIVAKVVELGSFTAAAEALNMTQSAVSHAVASLETEWDVSLFIRDRKKGIMLTDIGQTLLPHIREVLNRLEKIQQEIALTKNIETGLIRIGTFASASACLLPKLLVSYQKKHPKIEFKFYEGTYEEILEWLDSGIIDVGFVVKGYADEAFDLLPLIKDEMVVAYHPNHRFHQQSIVDITDLADEPFIMPTGMYQSHVEDIFAEAQLKPATLFEVHDCTTIARMVGEGLGVTIGPELFLKTQQLVHIRQLNVSHHREVALACPSLSQASPAVKEFFHVAEAVFAKEKDLEKGV, encoded by the coding sequence ATGAGCTTTGTTCGCTTTGATATTGTTGCAAAAGTGGTCGAGCTTGGCAGTTTTACCGCAGCAGCTGAAGCATTAAATATGACGCAGTCCGCGGTCAGTCATGCGGTGGCGAGTTTAGAAACGGAGTGGGATGTGTCTTTATTCATTCGTGATCGAAAAAAGGGCATTATGCTAACGGACATTGGTCAAACGCTTCTCCCGCATATTAGAGAAGTGTTAAATAGATTGGAGAAAATCCAGCAAGAAATTGCGTTAACGAAAAATATCGAAACGGGCTTGATTCGAATCGGAACATTTGCCAGTGCATCAGCTTGTTTATTGCCTAAGCTGCTTGTGAGCTATCAGAAAAAACATCCGAAAATCGAATTTAAATTCTATGAGGGAACGTATGAAGAAATATTGGAGTGGCTGGACTCTGGCATCATTGATGTTGGTTTTGTTGTGAAAGGCTATGCAGATGAAGCTTTTGACTTGCTGCCGCTGATCAAAGATGAGATGGTGGTCGCCTATCATCCAAATCATCGCTTTCACCAGCAGTCCATTGTAGATATCACAGATTTGGCGGATGAACCATTTATTATGCCGACTGGCATGTATCAATCACATGTAGAGGATATTTTTGCTGAGGCTCAATTGAAGCCAGCTACTTTATTTGAAGTACACGATTGTACGACTATTGCTCGTATGGTTGGGGAAGGACTTGGTGTCACGATAGGTCCTGAGCTGTTTTTAAAAACGCAGCAGCTTGTGCACATTCGACAGTTGAATGTCTCTCATCACCGCGAGGTTGCGCTTGCCTGTCCGTCTCTCTCCCAAGCTTCTCCAGCAGTGAAAGAGTTTTTCCATGTAGCCGAAGCGGTTTTTGCAAAAGAGAAGGATTTGGAGAAGGGTGTATAA
- a CDS encoding NCS2 family permease codes for MKQFFQFDELGTNYRREIIGGLTTFLAMAYILFVNPITLALVSVPDFPDKLRIDQGAVFTATALASAAGCILMGLIARYPIAIAPGMGLNAFFAFSVVLGMGITWEAALSGVFVSGLIFVALSLTGFREKIINAIPAELKLAVGAGIGLFITFVGLQGSGIIANNDNTLVSIGNIHSGPVLLTVFGIVVTVILMVLRVNAGVFIGMLVTAIAGMIVGLVPVPTQIVGSIPSLSPTFGQALIHLPDIFSIQMLVVILTFLFVGFFDTAGTLVAVATQAGLMKNNELPRAGRALLADSSSIVVGSILGTSTTTSYVESSSGVAAGARSGFASVVTGIFFLLAMFFSPLLSIVTKNVTAPALIIVGALMVAPLAKIAWDRFEIAVPAFLTMIMMPLTYSIATGIAVGFIFYPITMIFKGKAKEIHPIMYGLFVIFILYFAFLNH; via the coding sequence TTGAAACAGTTTTTTCAGTTTGATGAATTAGGAACGAATTACCGCAGAGAAATCATCGGTGGTTTAACCACATTTTTGGCGATGGCTTACATTTTGTTTGTCAATCCGATCACACTTGCTTTAGTGTCGGTACCGGATTTTCCAGATAAATTACGAATTGATCAAGGCGCTGTCTTTACAGCGACGGCGCTAGCCTCTGCCGCAGGGTGTATTCTGATGGGGCTAATTGCTAGGTATCCGATTGCGATTGCTCCAGGTATGGGCTTAAATGCCTTTTTCGCCTTCTCGGTTGTTCTTGGCATGGGCATTACATGGGAAGCAGCACTTTCTGGTGTGTTTGTATCAGGATTGATTTTCGTTGCCCTTTCTTTAACAGGTTTCCGTGAAAAAATCATCAATGCTATTCCGGCTGAGCTAAAGCTAGCGGTTGGTGCGGGTATTGGTCTATTCATTACGTTTGTCGGTCTACAAGGATCTGGTATTATCGCTAATAATGATAATACGCTCGTTTCGATTGGAAACATTCATAGTGGTCCTGTCTTATTAACGGTGTTTGGTATCGTGGTGACTGTTATTTTAATGGTTCTGCGAGTGAATGCAGGTGTCTTCATTGGGATGCTTGTGACAGCTATTGCAGGAATGATTGTTGGTCTTGTCCCAGTACCGACGCAAATTGTGGGAAGTATTCCAAGCTTGTCTCCAACCTTCGGTCAAGCCTTGATTCATTTGCCAGACATTTTCTCAATCCAAATGCTTGTCGTGATTTTGACGTTCTTATTCGTTGGGTTCTTTGATACAGCAGGAACGCTTGTGGCTGTTGCAACCCAAGCTGGTCTAATGAAAAATAATGAGCTGCCGCGTGCAGGAAGAGCACTTCTAGCGGATTCATCTTCAATTGTTGTAGGTTCTATTCTTGGAACATCGACGACAACATCTTATGTTGAATCTAGCTCAGGTGTTGCAGCAGGTGCACGTTCTGGATTTGCATCTGTCGTGACAGGTATTTTCTTCTTGCTTGCGATGTTCTTCTCGCCGCTTTTATCCATCGTTACAAAGAATGTGACAGCACCTGCTTTAATCATTGTGGGGGCACTGATGGTCGCTCCGCTTGCGAAGATTGCATGGGATCGTTTTGAAATTGCTGTACCAGCGTTCTTAACGATGATTATGATGCCACTCACATACAGTATTGCAACAGGGATTGCGGTTGGCTTTATTTTCTACCCGATTACGATGATCTTTAAAGGGAAAGCCAAAGAAATACATCCGATTATGTATGGATTGTTTGTGATCTTTATTCTCTACTTTGCTTTCTTAAATCATTAA
- a CDS encoding DUF2179 domain-containing protein — translation MLQQLLSNAFTMVLIILVINIVYVSFSTMRLILTMKGRRYAAAFAGTIEMLIYVIGLSIVLDNLDQIQNVIAYALGYGMGIIVGMKIEEKLALGYTTVNVITKELDVDLPRQLREKGYGVTSWVAGGLEGDRTALQILTPRKYELQLYETIKTLDSKAFIISYEPKSIHGGFWVKAVKKRRIKE, via the coding sequence GTGCTTCAACAACTTTTATCCAATGCGTTCACCATGGTTTTGATCATTTTAGTGATTAATATTGTCTATGTCTCTTTTTCCACCATGCGTTTGATTTTAACAATGAAAGGCAGACGGTACGCAGCAGCTTTTGCTGGTACGATTGAGATGCTGATTTATGTGATTGGATTAAGTATCGTACTTGATAACTTAGATCAAATCCAAAATGTTATTGCTTATGCGCTAGGTTATGGGATGGGGATCATTGTCGGGATGAAAATTGAAGAGAAGCTGGCTCTTGGCTACACAACTGTTAACGTGATCACAAAAGAATTAGATGTCGATCTCCCAAGACAATTGAGAGAAAAAGGATATGGTGTCACTAGCTGGGTAGCAGGCGGTCTTGAAGGAGACCGGACAGCATTGCAAATTTTAACACCGAGAAAATATGAACTGCAATTATATGAAACGATTAAAACGCTGGATTCAAAGGCATTTATCATTTCATATGAGCCCAAATCGATTCACGGCGGCTTCTGGGTGAAGGCTGTGAAGAAAAGGAGAATTAAAGAATGA
- a CDS encoding NETI motif-containing protein, with protein MTAKPKKKKFYVEDNMTIDQVLSQMAAEGYSPVRRMEEPIFQEKKENGSIQIIPIGKKIVFEGKIV; from the coding sequence ATGACCGCAAAACCAAAGAAGAAGAAATTCTATGTGGAAGACAACATGACGATCGATCAAGTGTTGTCCCAGATGGCAGCGGAAGGCTACTCGCCTGTCCGACGAATGGAGGAGCCCATTTTTCAGGAAAAGAAGGAAAATGGGTCGATTCAGATCATTCCGATTGGGAAAAAAATCGTATTTGAAGGAAAAATAGTCTAA
- the purE gene encoding 5-(carboxyamino)imidazole ribonucleotide mutase, giving the protein MKPLVGVIMGSTSDWETMKNACDILEELDIPYEKQVVSAHRTPDLMFEYATEARGKGLKVIIAGAGGAAHLPGMVAAKTTLPVIGVPVQSKALNGLDSLLSIVQMPGGVPVATVAIGKAGATNAGLLAAQMISAFDETIAARLEKRREQTKQTVLESSDQLG; this is encoded by the coding sequence ATGAAGCCGCTTGTAGGTGTCATCATGGGAAGTACATCTGATTGGGAAACAATGAAAAATGCGTGCGATATCTTAGAGGAATTAGACATTCCGTATGAAAAACAGGTCGTATCCGCACACCGGACACCTGACTTGATGTTTGAATATGCGACAGAAGCAAGAGGTAAAGGACTAAAAGTCATCATTGCCGGTGCTGGAGGCGCAGCACATTTACCGGGGATGGTCGCAGCAAAAACGACACTGCCGGTCATTGGTGTGCCCGTACAATCAAAAGCACTAAATGGACTAGATTCCTTATTATCCATCGTTCAAATGCCAGGCGGTGTACCCGTTGCGACAGTAGCGATTGGTAAAGCCGGTGCAACAAATGCAGGTCTTCTAGCCGCACAAATGATTTCAGCATTTGATGAAACAATCGCTGCTCGCCTTGAGAAAAGAAGAGAGCAAACAAAACAGACTGTACTAGAAAGCAGTGATCAGCTTGGCTAA
- the purK gene encoding 5-(carboxyamino)imidazole ribonucleotide synthase translates to MAKQTIFPNATIGIIGGGQLGRYMAVSAKQMGYRAAVLDPVTQSPCGQVADTEITAAYSDLDGIRQLAEISDVVTYEFENIDYDALNQLKEEANLPQGSELLLLTQNRETEKKGIVDAGCEVAPYRIIHDEKELEDAVDVLGLPAVLKTCRGGYDGKGQYVIKEKGQLQEAAALLTHGTCILESWVPFQMELSVIVTRSIHGEIAVFPVAENIHKHNILFQSIVPARVDESIQEKAKVLATTLAEKLGLVGTLAVELFLTNDGELLVNELAPRPHNSGHYTLDLCETSQFEQHVRAICGLPLGGTALLSEGMMVNLLGDEVDIPIEHPELLKEAKLYLYGKHEVKEGRKMGHMTFMKQLDDEWMTNITKIWTERDGGNGK, encoded by the coding sequence TTGGCTAAGCAGACCATTTTTCCAAACGCAACCATCGGTATTATCGGCGGAGGCCAGCTTGGTAGATACATGGCCGTCAGCGCAAAGCAAATGGGGTACCGGGCAGCTGTCTTAGACCCGGTCACACAATCTCCTTGTGGACAGGTTGCTGATACAGAAATCACAGCGGCATATAGTGACCTGGATGGAATCAGGCAGCTCGCAGAAATCAGCGATGTCGTGACCTATGAATTTGAAAATATTGATTACGATGCACTCAATCAATTGAAGGAAGAAGCCAATTTACCGCAAGGAAGTGAACTTCTTCTTTTAACTCAAAATCGAGAAACAGAGAAAAAAGGGATTGTAGACGCAGGCTGTGAAGTCGCGCCTTACCGCATCATTCATGATGAAAAAGAGCTGGAAGACGCAGTGGACGTGCTCGGTTTGCCAGCCGTGCTGAAAACTTGCAGAGGCGGCTACGATGGAAAAGGACAGTACGTCATCAAAGAAAAAGGACAGCTTCAGGAAGCAGCTGCACTGCTCACACATGGAACTTGTATTTTAGAAAGCTGGGTTCCATTTCAAATGGAGCTTTCGGTGATCGTCACTCGTTCTATTCATGGGGAGATCGCGGTATTCCCAGTCGCTGAGAACATTCATAAGCACAACATTTTGTTCCAGAGCATTGTGCCTGCAAGAGTAGATGAAAGCATTCAGGAGAAGGCAAAAGTGCTGGCAACGACACTGGCTGAGAAGCTGGGGCTAGTGGGCACACTTGCTGTAGAACTGTTCCTGACAAACGATGGAGAACTGCTCGTCAATGAACTGGCGCCTCGCCCGCATAATTCTGGTCATTATACGCTCGATTTATGTGAGACGAGTCAGTTTGAACAGCACGTTCGCGCAATATGCGGTTTACCGCTTGGCGGCACAGCCCTTTTATCAGAGGGTATGATGGTGAACTTATTAGGCGATGAAGTAGACATCCCAATAGAGCATCCCGAGCTTCTCAAAGAAGCGAAGCTTTATCTATATGGAAAGCATGAAGTAAAAGAAGGCCGCAAAATGGGGCATATGACCTTTATGAAACAGCTCGATGATGAATGGATGACAAACATCACAAAGATATGGACTGAAAGAGATGGAGGAAACGGGAAATGA